Within Urocitellus parryii isolate mUroPar1 chromosome 10, mUroPar1.hap1, whole genome shotgun sequence, the genomic segment atttttaaatctcaagtTCATTAAATTTAgctctgtttttaattatttttttctgttgattttggTATTAAGTTGTTCTTCTTTATTTAGAGACTTAAggtgtaatgttagattatttatttggtatcctattcttttaatatataagcTCAATATTATAAACCTTCCTCTTCAATCTGCCTTTATACTGATCAAGATTTTGGTATGTTATATCACTATTCTTAttaatttctatgaatttttttttaattctcactgatttcttctgctatccatgcATCATTTAAAAGTGTGTTATTTACTCTCCTGCCACCATGGCTGACAAGGAAGCAGCCTTTGACGATGCAGTGGAAGAACGTGTAATCAATGAGGAgtacaaaatatggaaaaataataccCCTTTTCTTTATGATTTGTTGATGACCCATGCTCTGGAGTGGCCCAGCCTAACAGCACAGTGGCTTCCAGATGTAACCAGACCAGAAGGAAAAGATTTCAGCATTCATCGACTTGTCCTGGGGACACCCACATCAGATGAGCAGAACCACCTTGTGATAGCCAGTGTACAGCTCCCTAATGATGATGCTCAATTTGATGTATCACACTACGACAGTGAGAAAGGAGAATTAGGAGGTTTTGGCTCAGTTAGTGggaaaattgaaatagaaatcaagatcAATCATGAAGGAGAAGTAAATAGGGCTCCTTATATGCCCCAGAACCCTTGCATCATTGCAACAAAGACTCCATCCAGTGATGTTCTTGTTTTTGACTATACAAAACATCCTTCTAAACCAGACCCTTCTGGAGAGTGCAACCCAGACTTGTGTCTCCGTGGACATCAGAAGGAAGGGTATGGGCTTTCTTGGAACCCAAATCTCAGTGGGCACTTACTTAGTGCTTTAGATGACCATACCATCTGCCTATGGGATATCAGTGTCATCCCAAAGGAAGGAAAAGTGGTTGATGCGAAGACCATCTTTACAGGGCATACAGCAGAAGTAGAAGATGTTTCCTGGCATCTGCTCCATGAGTCCCTGTTTGGGTCAGTTGCTGATGATCAGAAATTTATGATTTGGGATATTCATTCAAACAATATTTCCAAACCAAGCCACTCAGTAGATGCTCACACTGCTGAAGTGAACTGCCTCTCTTTCAATCCTTATAGTGAGTTCATACTTGCCACAGGATCAGCTGATAAGACTGTTGCCTTGTGGGATCTGAGAAATCTGAAACTTAAGTTGCATTCCTTTGAATCACATAAGGATGAAATATTTCAGGTTCAATGGTCACCTCACAATGAGACTATTCTGGCTTCTAGTGGTACTGATTGTAGACTGAATGTCTGGGATTTAAGTAAAATTGGAGAAGAACAATCCCCAGAAGATGCAGAAGATGGCCCACCAGAGTATTGTTTATTCATGGTGGTCACACTGCCAAGATATCTGATTTCTCCTGGAATCCCAATGAACCTTGGGTGATTTGTTCTGTATCAGAAGACAATATCATGCAAGTGTGGAAGATGGCAGAGAACACCTATAATGATGAAGATGCTGAAGGAATTGTGGATCCTGAAGGACAAGGATCCTAGATGTGTCTGCActccccttttttccccctctcaacCCTGATTGATTTAACATTGGTTTTGAGACACAGACTTTGTTCAGCTATCCCTCTATAAATTTACCACCAACAATTGCTATTAGCCCAATAGAGGGTGTTTTCTAAATATCAACTGGGATACTTTATTCAGCAAAGCCAgacttatttaaattttcttcaggaATTTTCTAGTAACAAACCCGGGTCTAAAGTAGCTACAGAAAGGGGAATATTATGTgtggttatttttcttcttatgctATATCCCCAAGTTTTTTGGACTCATTTAAGTAAAAGCTAGAGTGAGTAAGGAATAGAGCCAAGGGAGGTAGGTGTCTGAGCCATGAAGTATAAATACCGCAAGATGTCATTTTTATTCAGGAATTAGGGGAGATTCAAGTCACATAGATTCCTACTCTAAACTCGTCACACCTGACTTTCCAGGATGCACATTTTCCTATGTAGACCAGTCTCCTCTTGATTTCTACAGTTCAGTCAAAACTACACGTTCCTCCTTTCCCATATATTTTTGCAAGTGTATTTCTTGAGCTGTTTTCATATTATTCCTTACctttatgtgaaatttttttttttttaagttgggacCACCAAGTTGTAAAGATGTATGTTTTTACCTGACAGTTGTATCACGGGTATACTGTCAAGTTGAGAAGAGTGAATTGATAgcttgtatgtttttaaaattaaattaatccttgataagagttttttttttttttttaaggagttgGTCCTTGACCACTAGTTTGATACCATCTACATTTTGGGTGACCTGTTTTACCAGCAGGCCTATTACTCCCATGACTAACTGTGTAAGTgcttataatgaaataaattgctTTTCTACATAGCccttaaaagtatattatttaatatccATGTATtagagtgttttttaaattttatctttgatttctaatattatttcattatgatgtgatagaatgcaaggtattatctctcttttttttgtatttactaaaattttctttatgtcctaaaatatggtctattgtAGATAAATGCTCTATGTGTTGCTGGGAAGAAAGTGAATCCAGTCACTGATGAATGAACtattctatagatgtcttttAGGtccatgttattaatttttttatgactATAGAATCTTTACTTGGTTTATATTTGAATGATCAATCCAGTGGGTCTGTGTCATTGGATATTTAGGCAGCTTCTCTGTGGTTCAGCCCCATGATCCTATAGACTGTCCCTAGTTTTCTCGTGGGGTCTTCCCCCAATATCCATGGTCAGGACCTGGTGAATCTGCTTTCCTATTTGAGGCCAAAGCTGCTTGTGTTTCTGTTTGAGTCAAGTCAGCAGACGCTATGCAGAGCTTTCTGCCCTTGCCTGGGTCACAGAGGCTGCCAGGGTTAGGTGCACATTCTGGTACAAGTCCACACCAGCATTCTATTCCCCTTGTTTATGGTAATGGggaagaaagggggggggggttagcATTTTCAGCTAGTAATGATTCTTCTAGAAATTCTTTCTGGTCAGATTTTTGAGGTCTAACTGTAGAGAATGCCCTTCTAGTTTAATTTGCAGTTGTCTGAGTGTGGGAAGACTTTCTGATGATTTATGGGGGTCCACTGGGTTGGCGGGGGGCTCCACAGATGGCTGTGGACCTCTGGctcagttttctttcattgatttgATTTTAAGCTGTTTGCTCTATTTTAAAGACCCTGCTATTActgtcacattttaaattttatcttccttTCCAAATCTTGTAGTAGGTGAATTTTAGAGAATTTCTGCTCCACCTCCACTCTTTCTCTGTTGCCCCTTCTTCCTTCTAGCACTTAGGTTCAGGTTTGGTATTAGGGGACACTgagtttattttctattcttgtaGCCTGTCTTCTAGGCTTTTCAGGTCTCAGACTTTGTATTATTGAGTCTTAGAGAATTTATTTTGTCACCAGCTTCCcaagtttgcttttcttttgctgCCTCCTTTCTTTGTTGTGAGGAGGATGGGACTTACTTCATGCCTCACTTTTGCCATCTTCTACATATCTTCTTCTAGAAATGGTTCTTATTAATTACTGCTTAACTAAATCAAACGCCGATGTCACTTCAGTATGATACAAATTCAGGTTGAAGTTGTTCCTGTTAAAAAAAGTGGCTTAGTGTTAGGATTTAGGATTTCTGCATGCCTGATTGTGCTGGGTCCTGCTGGTCAAGGTCACTTTTAGAATAGTGGTTGGTAAATGTTTTCTGTGAAGGACC encodes:
- the LOC113196071 gene encoding LOW QUALITY PROTEIN: histone-binding protein RBBP4 (The sequence of the model RefSeq protein was modified relative to this genomic sequence to represent the inferred CDS: inserted 1 base in 1 codon); translated protein: MADKEAAFDDAVEERVINEEYKIWKNNTPFLYDLLMTHALEWPSLTAQWLPDVTRPEGKDFSIHRLVLGTPTSDEQNHLVIASVQLPNDDAQFDVSHYDSEKGELGGFGSVSGKIEIEIKINHEGEVNRAPYMPQNPCIIATKTPSSDVLVFDYTKHPSKPDPSGECNPDLCLRGHQKEGYGLSWNPNLSGHLLSALDDHTICLWDISVIPKEGKVVDAKTIFTGHTAEVEDVSWHLLHESLFGSVADDQKFMIWDIHSNNISKPSHSVDAHTAEVNCLSFNPYSEFILATGSADKTVALWDLRNLKLKLHSFESHKDEIFQVQWSPHNETILASSGTDCRLNVWDLSKIGEEQSPEDAEDGPPEXLFIHGGHTAKISDFSWNPNEPWVICSVSEDNIMQVWKMAENTYNDEDAEGIVDPEGQGS